One Actinospica robiniae DSM 44927 genomic region harbors:
- the recN gene encoding DNA repair protein RecN, with amino-acid sequence MLEQMRIRGLGVIEDAVLRFAPGFNAVTGETGAGKTMVVTGLGLLFGDRAESGRVRPGVERAVVEGRLELADASRAAKRAQEYGAALDPADPAPDGGERSELLINRAVAAAGSSGSRAFLGGQPVPVAVLAELAEDLVAMHGQSSQQLLRQPARQRDALDRYAAEPLLGVLGAYRAAYTEYKAVCAEIDELTTRAAERFREADALRYGLAEIEKAEPREGEREELVAEIDRLGSAESLRTAAARAHEALSAQDSPESVGDALTLLNHARRALDPEKDKDPALAALAGRLEDLYWQLTESAADLAGYLAGIEADPARLEHAHERVADLDALCRHVGRYLEAEPEVTVGAVLAWGERAALRLAELEGDDGRIDEMTGRRDDLHARLAPLADQVSALRTEAAGTFAAAVGTELAALAMPHARIEVRVNGREEFGPSGRDEVELLLAPHPGAPFLPIAKGASGGELSRVMLAIEVVFAGADPVPTLVFDEVDQGVGGQAAIEVGRRLARLARSCQVIVVTHLPQVAAFADRQLVVAKDTAGAVTSSDVTVVADADRYTEIARMLSGHTESDSAKDHARELVDAAAAERGRAGSGAA; translated from the coding sequence GTGCTGGAGCAGATGCGCATCCGCGGGCTCGGCGTGATCGAAGACGCGGTTCTCCGATTCGCGCCGGGTTTCAACGCCGTCACCGGGGAGACCGGCGCGGGCAAGACCATGGTCGTGACCGGGCTGGGGCTGCTCTTCGGCGACCGCGCCGAGTCCGGCCGGGTCCGGCCCGGGGTGGAGCGCGCCGTGGTCGAAGGACGCCTGGAGCTGGCCGACGCCTCGCGCGCGGCCAAGCGCGCCCAGGAGTACGGCGCCGCCCTCGACCCCGCCGACCCGGCGCCGGACGGCGGCGAGCGCTCCGAACTCCTGATCAACCGCGCGGTCGCGGCGGCCGGATCGAGCGGTTCGCGCGCCTTCCTCGGCGGCCAGCCGGTGCCGGTGGCCGTGCTCGCCGAGCTCGCCGAGGACCTGGTGGCCATGCACGGCCAGTCCTCGCAGCAGCTGCTGCGCCAGCCCGCGCGCCAGCGCGACGCGCTCGACCGGTACGCCGCCGAACCGCTGCTGGGCGTGCTCGGCGCCTACCGCGCTGCATATACGGAGTACAAGGCCGTCTGCGCCGAGATCGACGAGCTGACCACCCGCGCCGCCGAGCGGTTCCGCGAGGCCGACGCGCTGCGCTACGGCCTGGCCGAGATCGAGAAGGCCGAGCCGCGCGAGGGCGAGCGCGAGGAGCTCGTCGCCGAGATCGACCGCCTGGGCAGCGCCGAGTCGCTGCGCACCGCGGCCGCCCGCGCGCACGAGGCCCTGAGCGCCCAGGACTCCCCGGAGTCCGTGGGCGACGCGCTGACCCTGCTCAACCACGCCCGCCGCGCGCTGGATCCGGAGAAGGACAAGGACCCGGCGCTCGCCGCGCTGGCCGGCCGGCTGGAAGACCTCTACTGGCAGCTGACCGAATCCGCCGCCGACCTGGCCGGCTACCTGGCCGGGATCGAGGCCGACCCGGCCCGGCTCGAGCACGCGCACGAGCGGGTGGCCGACCTGGACGCGCTGTGCCGCCACGTCGGGCGCTACCTCGAGGCCGAGCCGGAGGTCACCGTCGGCGCCGTGCTGGCCTGGGGCGAGCGCGCCGCGCTGCGGCTGGCCGAGCTCGAGGGCGACGACGGCCGCATCGACGAGATGACCGGCCGCCGGGACGACCTGCACGCGCGCCTCGCCCCGCTCGCCGACCAGGTCAGCGCGCTGCGCACGGAGGCGGCGGGCACCTTCGCCGCCGCCGTCGGCACCGAGCTGGCCGCGCTGGCCATGCCGCACGCCCGGATCGAGGTGCGGGTCAACGGCCGGGAGGAGTTCGGCCCGTCCGGCCGGGACGAGGTGGAACTGCTGCTCGCGCCGCACCCCGGCGCGCCGTTCCTGCCGATCGCCAAGGGCGCCTCCGGCGGCGAGCTCAGCCGGGTCATGCTGGCCATCGAGGTGGTCTTCGCCGGCGCCGACCCGGTCCCGACCCTGGTGTTCGACGAGGTCGACCAGGGTGTGGGCGGCCAGGCGGCGATCGAGGTGGGCCGCCGGCTGGCCCGGCTCGCCCGCAGCTGCCAGGTCATCGTGGTCACCCACCTGCCGCAGGTCGCCGCGTTCGCCGACCGGCAGCTGGTGGTGGCCAAGGACACCGCCGGCGCGGTCACCTCCTCGGACGTGACCGTGGTCGCCGACGCGGACCGCTATACCGAGATCGCCCGGATGCTCTCCGGGCACACCGAGTCCGACTCCGCCAAGGACCACGCGCGCGAGCTCGTCGACGCGGCGGCGGCCGAGCGGGGGCGGGCCGGCTCCGGCGCGGCCTGA
- a CDS encoding low temperature requirement protein A, with amino-acid sequence MVRVPRLRQPVGAVQAREKGESNRVSTPLELFFDLCFVVAVGQAGRELALAVGAGQVGHGLASYAAVFFAVWWPWMNYSWFATSFDPDDIPFRLATFVQIAGSLIIAAAVPRAFAEHDFHLVVVGYVVLRLAFCSQWLRVYRDNPELRGTAARWGWGVFVIQVFWVLLQLVHDKADYDIGFAVLVAAEITVPYWAGRAGRLPFHPHHIAERYGLFTLIVLGETVSAATVAVQEATVAQEDLKELLALALGGLLIVFSAWWIYFAHEMADLLERQLSPFLWGYGHYVVFAAAASIGAGMEVGAAWTTGEDHISARLAAAAVTVPTAVYYLAVWGLQGRFFKHGRAQALMPMTAVAVLLCTQAGGYAVILAGACCTVALTAGVYVGRRADQTPE; translated from the coding sequence ATGGTGCGTGTCCCTCGGCTCAGACAACCCGTCGGCGCGGTCCAGGCCCGGGAAAAGGGCGAGAGCAACCGGGTCTCCACACCGCTGGAGCTCTTCTTCGACCTCTGCTTCGTCGTCGCGGTCGGCCAGGCCGGCCGGGAGCTGGCGCTGGCCGTGGGCGCGGGGCAGGTGGGGCACGGGCTCGCCTCTTACGCGGCGGTCTTCTTCGCGGTGTGGTGGCCGTGGATGAACTACTCCTGGTTCGCCACCTCCTTCGACCCCGACGACATCCCGTTCCGGCTGGCCACCTTCGTCCAGATCGCCGGGTCGCTGATCATCGCGGCGGCGGTGCCGCGGGCCTTCGCCGAGCACGACTTCCACCTCGTGGTGGTCGGATACGTGGTGCTGCGCCTGGCTTTCTGTTCGCAGTGGCTGCGCGTGTACCGGGACAACCCCGAGCTGCGCGGCACGGCCGCGCGCTGGGGGTGGGGCGTGTTCGTCATCCAGGTGTTCTGGGTGCTACTCCAGCTCGTGCACGACAAGGCCGACTACGACATCGGATTCGCCGTGCTGGTGGCGGCCGAGATCACGGTGCCCTACTGGGCCGGGCGGGCCGGGCGCCTCCCCTTCCACCCGCACCACATCGCCGAACGCTACGGCCTGTTCACCCTGATCGTGCTGGGGGAGACCGTCTCGGCCGCCACCGTGGCGGTGCAGGAGGCGACCGTGGCGCAGGAGGATCTCAAGGAGTTGCTCGCGCTCGCCCTCGGCGGCCTGCTGATCGTCTTCTCGGCCTGGTGGATCTACTTCGCCCACGAGATGGCCGATCTGCTGGAGCGTCAGCTCTCGCCGTTCCTCTGGGGATACGGGCACTACGTCGTCTTCGCGGCTGCCGCGTCGATCGGTGCCGGGATGGAGGTGGGCGCGGCCTGGACGACCGGCGAGGACCACATCTCGGCGCGCCTGGCCGCGGCGGCCGTGACCGTGCCGACGGCGGTGTACTACCTCGCCGTCTGGGGGCTGCAGGGCCGGTTCTTCAAGCACGGCCGGGCACAGGCGCTCATGCCGATGACCGCGGTCGCCGTCCTGCTGTGTACTCAGGCAGGCGGCTACGCGGTCATCTTGGCTGGGGCGTGCTGCACGGTCGCGCTGACCGCCGGGGTCTACGTGGGGCGCCGGGCGGATCAGACGCCGGAGTAG
- a CDS encoding SCP2 sterol-binding domain-containing protein, protein MATKEECAAALDRLAAKLGGLDDARRAGNGDERTVSCTVPDLGVAFHGRLKDARLIDVVAYDDVRSVPQAQIRLTIPSDDLPALVDGRLNFLQALGSGRIKVSASFGDMLKLRKIF, encoded by the coding sequence GTGGCGACCAAGGAGGAATGCGCGGCGGCGCTCGACCGGCTGGCGGCGAAGCTCGGCGGACTGGACGACGCGCGGCGTGCCGGCAACGGCGACGAGCGCACCGTCAGCTGCACCGTCCCGGACCTCGGCGTCGCCTTCCACGGCCGGCTCAAGGACGCGCGGCTGATCGACGTCGTCGCCTATGACGACGTCAGATCGGTGCCGCAGGCGCAGATCCGGCTGACCATCCCCAGCGACGACCTGCCGGCGCTGGTGGACGGACGGCTCAACTTCCTGCAGGCACTCGGTTCCGGCCGGATCAAGGTGAGCGCGTCCTTCGGCGACATGCTCAAGCTGCGCAAGATCTTCTGA
- a CDS encoding tetratricopeptide repeat protein, whose protein sequence is MMAGERQQGENGWLDEADEQEQGLPSGEVYDWYQRGVQLLDEGDPATASQVLRRAAARVPHSRSVLEALARAQFDSEQYDEAVVSFQRLVEEDPDDDYAQFGWGLSAAKLGRFDLAVEHLAVAAAMRPDVNYYTLALRGARATARAHAHRPPQEQR, encoded by the coding sequence ATGATGGCGGGCGAGCGGCAGCAGGGCGAGAACGGCTGGCTGGACGAGGCGGACGAGCAGGAGCAGGGCCTGCCCAGCGGCGAGGTCTACGACTGGTACCAGCGGGGCGTGCAACTGCTCGACGAGGGCGACCCGGCCACCGCCTCCCAGGTGCTCCGGCGCGCGGCCGCCCGGGTTCCGCACTCCCGGTCCGTGCTCGAGGCCCTCGCCCGGGCCCAGTTCGACTCCGAGCAGTACGACGAGGCGGTGGTCTCCTTCCAGCGCCTGGTCGAGGAGGACCCGGACGACGACTACGCCCAGTTCGGCTGGGGCCTGTCGGCGGCGAAGCTCGGCCGGTTCGACCTGGCGGTCGAGCATCTGGCCGTGGCCGCGGCGATGCGCCCGGATGTGAACTACTACACGCTTGCTCTGCGCGGCGCGCGGGCGACGGCGCGGGCCCACGCCCACCGGCCGCCGCAGGAGCAGCGCTGA
- a CDS encoding TlyA family RNA methyltransferase, whose translation MAGQARRRLDAELVRRRLARSREQAVELIAAGRVSVGGQRATKAATQVETSAAIVVAAAPEGEPEYASRGGHKLAGALAAFGRGPGGLSVEGRRALDAGASTGGFTDVLLRAGARQVVAVDVGYGQLVWELQNNPRVVVVDRTNVRELTLHQIGGEPVELVVGDLSFISLTLVLPALSRCALPDADFALMVKPQFEVGRERLGTGGVVRDPALHAEAVRTVAASARELGLGVLGVTASPLPGPSGNVEYFLWLRRGAEPLRDEDVARAVAQGPAGTAKGSVAKDGVEGTGGAESSADAENTQGAGNSGGTPSSAA comes from the coding sequence ATGGCAGGTCAGGCGCGACGGCGTCTCGACGCGGAACTGGTCAGGCGCCGGCTGGCGCGCTCGCGCGAGCAGGCGGTGGAGCTGATCGCGGCCGGGCGGGTCAGCGTGGGCGGGCAGCGGGCGACCAAGGCGGCGACCCAGGTGGAGACCTCGGCCGCGATCGTGGTCGCGGCCGCGCCCGAGGGCGAGCCGGAGTACGCCTCACGCGGCGGCCACAAGCTGGCCGGGGCCCTGGCCGCGTTCGGCCGCGGCCCCGGCGGGCTGAGTGTGGAAGGGCGGCGCGCCCTGGACGCCGGCGCGTCCACCGGCGGCTTCACCGACGTGCTGCTGCGGGCCGGCGCGCGGCAGGTGGTCGCGGTCGACGTCGGCTACGGCCAGCTGGTGTGGGAGCTGCAGAACAACCCGCGGGTCGTCGTGGTGGACCGCACGAATGTGCGCGAACTCACCCTCCATCAGATCGGCGGCGAGCCGGTGGAACTGGTGGTGGGGGATCTTTCGTTCATCTCCTTGACGCTGGTGCTGCCGGCCCTGTCGCGCTGCGCCCTGCCGGACGCGGACTTCGCGCTGATGGTCAAGCCGCAGTTCGAGGTCGGCCGGGAACGCCTCGGCACGGGCGGCGTCGTGCGCGACCCGGCGCTGCACGCCGAGGCCGTGCGCACGGTCGCCGCCTCGGCGCGCGAGCTCGGTCTCGGCGTGCTTGGCGTCACCGCCAGCCCGCTGCCCGGGCCGAGCGGCAACGTGGAGTACTTCCTGTGGTTGCGTCGCGGCGCGGAGCCGCTGCGGGACGAGGATGTGGCGCGCGCGGTGGCGCAGGGGCCGGCCGGCACGGCGAAGGGCAGCGTGGCGAAAGACGGCGTCGAGGGCACAGGGGGCGCAGAGAGCTCGGCGGACGCCGAGAACACGCAGGGCGCGGGGAACTCAGGGGGCACGCCGAGTTCGGCGGCGTAG
- a CDS encoding NAD kinase: protein MNESERTVLLITHTGRSEARDAARKVAHWLSVAGIGVRMLAPEVELDRLEVGEPGSWIVPEDRHAVEGCELVVVLGGDGTLLRGAELARMADIPLLGVNLGRVGFLAEAELEDLHEVVERIVDQRYEVEERMTLDVQVTAGGRLVGQTWALNEASVEKRSRERMLEVLVEVDGRPLSRWGCDGVICATPTGSTAYAFSAGGPIVWPGVEALLLVPISAHALFARPLVAAPSSMLAINVQDGAVVEHLAGVSMDASAGTTEEFEQGHGHEGSGVLWCDGRRTLQLPAGSRIEVRRGERAVRLARLHQAPFTDRLVAKFALPVEGWRAIR from the coding sequence GTGAACGAGTCCGAGCGCACCGTCCTGCTCATCACCCACACCGGCCGCAGCGAGGCGCGCGACGCCGCGCGCAAGGTGGCGCACTGGCTCTCCGTGGCCGGGATCGGCGTGCGGATGCTCGCGCCCGAGGTCGAGCTCGACCGGCTGGAGGTCGGCGAGCCGGGCAGCTGGATCGTGCCCGAGGACCGGCACGCCGTCGAGGGCTGCGAACTCGTCGTCGTGCTCGGCGGGGACGGGACGCTGCTGCGCGGGGCGGAGCTGGCGCGGATGGCCGACATCCCGCTGCTCGGCGTGAACCTCGGGCGGGTCGGCTTCCTGGCCGAGGCCGAGCTCGAGGACCTGCACGAGGTCGTCGAACGCATCGTGGACCAGCGGTACGAGGTCGAGGAGCGGATGACGCTCGACGTCCAGGTCACCGCGGGCGGACGGCTGGTCGGGCAGACCTGGGCGCTGAACGAGGCGTCGGTGGAGAAGCGCTCGCGCGAGCGGATGCTCGAGGTCCTGGTCGAGGTGGACGGGCGGCCGCTCTCCCGCTGGGGCTGCGACGGCGTCATCTGCGCCACGCCCACCGGCTCCACCGCCTATGCCTTCTCCGCCGGCGGCCCGATCGTGTGGCCGGGTGTGGAGGCGCTGCTGCTGGTACCGATCTCGGCGCACGCGCTCTTCGCCCGGCCGCTGGTGGCCGCGCCGTCGTCGATGCTCGCCATCAACGTGCAGGACGGCGCGGTCGTCGAGCACCTGGCCGGGGTGTCGATGGACGCGTCCGCCGGCACCACCGAGGAGTTCGAGCAGGGGCACGGGCACGAAGGCTCGGGCGTGCTCTGGTGCGACGGCCGGCGCACGCTGCAGCTGCCGGCGGGCTCGCGGATCGAGGTGCGGCGGGGAGAGCGCGCGGTGCGGCTGGCCCGGCTGCACCAGGCGCCGTTCACCGACCGGCTGGTGGCGAAGTTCGCGCTGCCGGTGGAGGGATGGCGGGCGATCCGGTAG
- a CDS encoding C40 family peptidase produces MSTATHRAPKAVTPRKATAVAVVGLTAGSVAISAGSSQALTLAQAKAQYQADEGKAEAAGQVYDQQEQAYAQLQQKINALQNQISTQNAQVAQLQGAIGSQAAAQYRSSGVSSTLELTLSASPDTYLDKVSGESEIASQEAEQLKTLKSDQAELAQEQALAAQLTKQQAAALASAQSAKAEADQLAKEAKDLVASLTPSEQQAMNLGSGGMWTHYSGTLPVPTGRNAIAVAYAESKIGDPYVYAANGPNAFDCSGLVQQAWLAAGVSLPRTSFDMWDQLPHISRAQLQPGDLIYFLEPGASASDGPGHVGMYLGNGMMEHATHPGSYVQFASIDPSSEYYVNMTILGYSGV; encoded by the coding sequence ATGAGCACCGCCACGCACCGCGCACCGAAGGCCGTCACGCCCCGAAAAGCCACCGCCGTCGCAGTGGTCGGACTGACCGCCGGATCGGTGGCGATCAGCGCGGGCTCCAGCCAGGCGCTCACCCTGGCCCAGGCCAAGGCGCAGTACCAGGCGGACGAGGGCAAGGCCGAGGCGGCCGGCCAGGTATACGACCAGCAGGAGCAGGCCTACGCCCAGCTCCAGCAGAAGATCAACGCGCTGCAGAACCAGATCAGCACGCAGAACGCGCAGGTCGCCCAGCTCCAGGGCGCCATCGGCTCGCAGGCCGCGGCCCAGTACCGCAGCAGCGGCGTGAGCAGCACCCTCGAGCTGACCCTCTCGGCCAGCCCCGACACCTACCTGGACAAGGTCTCCGGCGAGAGCGAGATCGCCTCGCAGGAGGCCGAGCAGCTCAAGACGCTCAAGTCCGACCAGGCCGAGCTCGCCCAGGAGCAGGCCCTCGCGGCCCAGCTGACCAAGCAGCAGGCGGCCGCGCTCGCTTCGGCCCAGTCGGCCAAGGCCGAGGCCGACCAGCTGGCCAAGGAGGCCAAGGACCTGGTCGCCTCGCTCACCCCGTCCGAGCAGCAGGCGATGAACCTCGGCAGCGGCGGCATGTGGACGCACTACTCCGGCACGCTGCCGGTGCCCACCGGCCGCAACGCCATAGCCGTGGCCTACGCCGAGTCCAAGATCGGTGACCCCTACGTCTACGCCGCCAACGGGCCCAACGCGTTCGACTGCTCCGGTCTGGTCCAGCAGGCCTGGCTGGCCGCCGGCGTCTCGCTGCCGCGCACCTCGTTCGACATGTGGGACCAGCTGCCGCACATCAGCCGGGCGCAGCTGCAGCCGGGCGACCTGATCTACTTCCTCGAGCCGGGCGCGTCGGCGAGCGACGGCCCCGGCCACGTCGGGATGTACCTCGGCAACGGCATGATGGAGCACGCGACCCACCCCGGTTCGTACGTCCAGTTCGCCTCGATCGACCCGTCCTCCGAGTACTACGTCAACATGACGATCCTGGGCTACTCCGGCGTCTGA
- the steA gene encoding putative cytokinetic ring protein SteA, with amino-acid sequence MSSSTRARRARNEDPDEARAPDATLGEQTLRMDRRTKNLTKRLRPGDIALIDHEDIDRVAAEALVAARPAAVLNAAVSITGRYPNLGPEILVTAGIPLIDEVGDELFQIAKEGERVRVEGNILLRGDVPLAAGRLLDAAFVLAAMDEARFGLSAQLETFVENTLEYLQKERELLLDGVGVPDIRTDLADRHVLVVVRGYHHREDLAALRPYIREFRPVLIGVDGGADAIIEAGYKPGLIVGDMDSVSDKALTCGAEMVVHAYRDGKAPGLDRLHGLGLDGVVFPATGTSEDIALLLADEKGAKLIVTVGTHTTLIEYLDKGRSGMASTFLTRQRVGGKLVDAKGVSRLYRSQISSGSLLLLIAAAVVTLVAAVAVSPWAGAYGEVLRGYWDNFVFWVQGLFS; translated from the coding sequence ATGAGCAGCAGCACGCGCGCCCGGCGCGCCCGGAACGAGGACCCCGACGAGGCGCGCGCCCCCGACGCCACGCTCGGGGAGCAGACGCTGCGGATGGACCGGCGCACCAAGAACCTCACCAAGCGGCTGCGCCCGGGCGACATCGCGCTGATCGACCACGAGGACATCGACCGAGTCGCCGCCGAGGCGCTGGTCGCCGCGCGGCCCGCGGCCGTGCTCAACGCCGCCGTCTCGATCACCGGGCGCTACCCCAACCTCGGCCCGGAGATCCTGGTCACCGCCGGCATCCCGCTGATCGACGAGGTCGGCGACGAGCTGTTCCAGATCGCCAAGGAGGGCGAGCGGGTCCGGGTGGAGGGCAACATCCTGCTGCGCGGCGACGTCCCGCTCGCGGCCGGCCGGCTGCTCGACGCGGCGTTCGTGCTCGCCGCCATGGACGAGGCCAGGTTCGGCCTGTCCGCGCAGCTCGAGACCTTCGTCGAGAACACCCTCGAGTACCTGCAGAAGGAACGCGAGCTGCTGCTCGACGGCGTGGGCGTGCCGGACATCCGCACCGACCTCGCGGACCGGCACGTGCTCGTGGTGGTGCGCGGCTACCACCACCGAGAGGACCTGGCCGCGCTGCGCCCCTACATCCGCGAGTTCCGGCCGGTGCTGATCGGCGTGGACGGCGGCGCGGACGCCATCATCGAGGCCGGATACAAGCCCGGCCTGATCGTCGGCGACATGGACTCGGTCTCCGACAAAGCCCTGACATGCGGCGCGGAGATGGTGGTGCACGCCTACCGCGACGGCAAGGCCCCGGGCCTGGACCGGCTGCACGGGCTCGGCCTGGACGGCGTCGTCTTCCCGGCCACCGGCACCAGCGAGGACATAGCGCTGCTGCTCGCCGACGAGAAGGGCGCCAAGCTGATCGTGACCGTGGGCACGCACACCACGCTGATCGAGTACCTGGACAAGGGCCGCTCCGGCATGGCCTCGACCTTCCTGACCCGGCAGCGGGTGGGCGGCAAGCTGGTCGACGCCAAGGGCGTCTCCCGCCTCTACCGCAGCCAGATCTCCTCCGGCTCGCTGCTGCTGCTGATCGCCGCCGCGGTGGTCACATTGGTGGCCGCGGTCGCGGTCTCGCCCTGGGCCGGCGCGTACGGGGAAGTGCTGCGCGGATACTGGGACAACTTCGTCTTCTGGGTGCAGGGGCTCTTCTCGTGA
- the nusB gene encoding transcription antitermination factor NusB, with amino-acid sequence MATRNKARRRAVEMLYEADLRSVSPSAVLAERIARVQQLTPQDSDPRIGEYAVKLVEGVARHQERIDTLIETYSVGWPLDRMPAVDRNLLRLGIFELLWQEDVPDVVAIDEAVGLAQQLSTDTSPQFVNGMLNRIMELKPSLQR; translated from the coding sequence GTGGCTACACGCAACAAGGCACGCCGACGCGCGGTGGAGATGCTGTACGAGGCGGATCTGCGCAGCGTGAGTCCGTCCGCCGTGCTCGCCGAGCGGATCGCCCGGGTCCAGCAGCTCACGCCGCAGGACTCCGATCCGCGGATCGGCGAGTACGCGGTGAAGCTGGTGGAGGGCGTGGCCCGGCACCAGGAGCGCATCGACACCCTGATCGAGACCTATTCCGTGGGCTGGCCGCTGGACCGGATGCCCGCGGTGGACCGCAACCTGCTCCGGCTGGGCATCTTCGAACTGCTCTGGCAGGAGGACGTGCCGGACGTGGTGGCGATCGACGAGGCGGTGGGACTGGCGCAACAGCTCTCCACCGACACCTCGCCCCAGTTCGTCAACGGCATGCTGAACCGGATCATGGAGCTCAAGCCCTCGCTGCAGCGCTGA
- a CDS encoding DUF1015 family protein translates to MTAELAADTPSRLVLSPFRGLRFTAADQAAVISPPYDMIDHDQAQRLADGDVHNIVRVILPELHEPDPRLRYRRAARTLREWRDEGLLALDERPALYVYEQHVPDGPDGPGSVQRGLIGALRLPGAGAGPVHPHEDVVDAVVQDRRSLMYALGANPEPILLAYQGEGAASDLVERMAEDSGPLVEVAGLDGVRHRLWAVDDPEQLAAVAEDLAGREALIADGHHRYAAYRELATLGRAGTDHGLALLVNTGRHPLRVRGIHRWLPDLPAAQAVAEAGKWFTVTKVEGNYRAAIEALDAVGPDRIAMAVVAGHDAWLLTDPDPKLIAEHVPPDRPEAWRKLDATVLHHALAVGVWGIPDTAQSIRYDHDARSAVTEAYRHAGIAVLLRPVPEATVHELAAAGVMLPRKSTSFSPKPATGLVLRLLDEEG, encoded by the coding sequence ATGACCGCCGAGCTTGCCGCCGACACGCCGAGCCGCCTCGTCCTTTCGCCGTTTCGCGGACTCCGCTTCACCGCCGCCGACCAGGCCGCCGTGATCAGCCCGCCTTACGACATGATCGACCACGATCAGGCGCAGCGGCTCGCGGACGGCGACGTGCACAACATCGTCCGCGTGATACTCCCCGAGCTCCACGAGCCCGACCCGCGCCTGCGCTACCGCCGCGCCGCCCGCACGCTGCGGGAATGGCGCGACGAGGGCCTGCTGGCGCTCGACGAGCGCCCGGCCCTGTACGTCTACGAGCAGCACGTACCGGACGGTCCGGACGGCCCCGGCTCGGTCCAGCGCGGCCTGATCGGCGCGCTGCGGCTGCCGGGCGCCGGCGCCGGGCCGGTGCACCCGCACGAGGACGTGGTGGACGCGGTGGTCCAGGACCGCCGCTCGCTGATGTACGCGCTCGGGGCGAACCCGGAGCCGATACTGCTCGCGTACCAGGGCGAGGGCGCCGCGTCCGATCTGGTCGAGCGGATGGCCGAAGATTCCGGGCCGCTGGTAGAGGTCGCCGGACTCGACGGCGTACGCCACCGGCTGTGGGCCGTGGACGACCCGGAGCAGCTCGCGGCCGTGGCCGAGGACCTGGCCGGACGCGAGGCGCTGATCGCCGACGGCCACCACCGCTACGCCGCCTACCGCGAGCTGGCCACGCTCGGGCGCGCGGGCACCGACCACGGCCTGGCGCTGCTGGTGAACACCGGACGGCACCCGCTGCGGGTGCGCGGGATACACCGCTGGCTGCCCGATCTGCCGGCCGCGCAGGCCGTCGCCGAGGCGGGCAAGTGGTTCACGGTGACGAAGGTCGAGGGCAACTACCGGGCCGCCATCGAGGCGCTGGACGCGGTGGGCCCGGACCGGATCGCGATGGCCGTGGTGGCCGGCCACGACGCCTGGCTGCTGACGGACCCGGACCCGAAGCTGATCGCCGAGCACGTGCCGCCGGACCGCCCGGAGGCCTGGCGGAAGCTGGACGCGACGGTGCTCCACCACGCCCTGGCGGTCGGCGTCTGGGGGATACCCGACACCGCGCAGAGCATCCGCTACGACCACGACGCCCGCAGCGCGGTGACCGAGGCCTACCGCCACGCCGGCATCGCCGTGCTGCTGCGGCCGGTGCCCGAGGCGACCGTGCACGAGCTCGCCGCCGCGGGCGTCATGCTGCCGCGCAAGTCGACCTCGTTCTCGCCCAAGCCCGCGACGGGTCTGGTGCTGCGTCTGCTGGACGAAGAGGGCTGA
- the efp gene encoding elongation factor P, with protein MASTNDLKNGMTLNLDGELWNVVEFQHVKPGKGPAFVRTKLKHVLSGKVVDKTFNAGIKVETANVDKRTMQYLYKEGADFVFMDLDTYDQLHVSGDTVGQNADYLLESAEAMVATHDGVPLYIELPAAVEMVITYTEPGLQGDRSTGGTKPATVETGAEIQVPLFIGTGEKVKVDTRDGKYLGRINN; from the coding sequence GTGGCCTCGACCAATGATCTCAAGAACGGCATGACGCTCAACCTGGACGGCGAGCTGTGGAATGTCGTCGAATTCCAGCACGTCAAGCCCGGTAAGGGACCGGCCTTCGTTCGGACCAAGCTCAAGCACGTCCTGTCCGGGAAGGTCGTCGACAAGACCTTCAACGCCGGCATCAAGGTCGAGACCGCGAACGTCGACAAGCGCACCATGCAGTACCTCTACAAGGAGGGTGCCGACTTCGTGTTCATGGACCTCGACACCTACGACCAGCTGCACGTGTCCGGCGACACCGTCGGCCAGAACGCGGACTACCTGCTCGAGAGCGCCGAGGCCATGGTCGCCACGCACGACGGCGTGCCGCTCTACATCGAGCTGCCCGCGGCCGTCGAGATGGTCATCACCTACACCGAGCCGGGCCTGCAGGGCGACCGCTCCACCGGTGGCACCAAGCCGGCCACCGTCGAGACCGGCGCGGAGATCCAGGTCCCGCTGTTCATCGGCACCGGCGAGAAGGTCAAGGTCGACACCCGCGACGGCAAGTACCTCGGCCGGATCAACAACTAA